One stretch of Rosistilla oblonga DNA includes these proteins:
- a CDS encoding sigma-54-dependent transcriptional regulator, producing the protein MNLSPSARILIADDEPLYLRTTGELLRKAGYTCVCVSDAGAALQALHEAPFDLILSDLNMPGNLKLELLHEGRGNWPQIPMIVITGVPSVPSAIESVRLGIADYLLKPVKFEDLLGSVRRALAQSSTTSHAAAVPDGQRPLSETYPEIIGRCPQMVELLDIVDRVAAVDTNILITGESGTGKEVIARAIHRHSPRRENRFQVIDCTAIPESLFESALFGHVKGSFTGAVRDQVGLLSQCDHGTAFFDELGELPSTSQAKLLRAIQEQTFTPVGQSTPIQVDTRFICATNRNLEMEVAAGRFRRDLFYRLGVIHIELPPLRDRGDDVLLLAERFLPQLKPANSTVSRFSDSVLQCFQQYDWPGNIRELRNAIERATALARTDCVEIGDLPEALRQAASGGTRKSADASSVSALKNASRDEAIDSAEHAYLASLLEKHVGNISQAAQQAGLSRQGMHKLLKKHGIAAADYRR; encoded by the coding sequence ATGAACCTATCTCCATCCGCCCGGATCTTGATCGCCGACGACGAACCGCTGTACCTGCGGACGACGGGCGAACTGCTGCGCAAAGCGGGCTACACCTGCGTATGCGTATCCGACGCTGGCGCCGCCTTGCAAGCACTACACGAGGCTCCGTTTGATCTTATCCTTTCGGATCTGAACATGCCCGGCAATCTGAAACTGGAACTACTGCACGAGGGGCGAGGCAATTGGCCCCAAATCCCGATGATCGTGATCACCGGCGTGCCGTCGGTCCCATCGGCCATCGAAAGCGTGCGGCTGGGAATCGCCGACTATCTACTGAAGCCGGTCAAATTTGAAGATCTGCTGGGAAGCGTGCGACGCGCTCTGGCCCAATCGTCTACGACATCCCACGCCGCCGCGGTCCCCGACGGTCAACGGCCGTTAAGCGAAACGTACCCCGAGATCATTGGTCGCTGTCCGCAGATGGTCGAACTGCTGGACATCGTCGACCGCGTCGCAGCGGTCGACACCAACATCTTGATCACCGGCGAGAGCGGCACGGGGAAGGAGGTGATCGCGCGGGCGATCCATCGACACAGCCCGCGGCGCGAGAATCGATTCCAAGTGATCGATTGCACCGCGATCCCCGAATCGCTGTTCGAATCGGCACTGTTCGGCCACGTTAAAGGCTCGTTCACCGGAGCGGTCCGGGACCAGGTGGGGCTGTTGAGCCAATGCGATCACGGCACCGCGTTCTTCGACGAGCTAGGCGAATTGCCCTCCACGTCGCAGGCGAAACTGCTGCGTGCAATTCAAGAGCAGACGTTTACGCCGGTTGGGCAGAGCACACCGATCCAAGTCGACACGCGATTCATCTGCGCCACCAACCGGAATCTGGAAATGGAAGTCGCCGCGGGCCGCTTCCGCCGCGACCTCTTCTATCGGCTGGGCGTGATCCACATCGAACTGCCGCCGCTGCGAGACCGCGGCGACGACGTGCTGTTGCTGGCCGAACGGTTCTTGCCTCAACTGAAGCCAGCAAATTCGACGGTCTCGCGATTCTCCGATTCCGTCTTGCAATGCTTCCAGCAATACGACTGGCCCGGCAACATCCGCGAACTGCGAAACGCGATCGAACGCGCCACGGCGCTGGCGCGGACCGATTGTGTCGAGATCGGCGACCTTCCCGAAGCCCTCCGGCAAGCCGCTTCCGGAGGGACGCGAAAATCAGCCGACGCATCGAGCGTTTCGGCACTAAAAAATGCATCGCGAGACGAAGCGATCGATAGCGCCGAACATGCCTACCTTGCCTCGTTGCTCGAAAAACACGTGGGCAACATTTCCCAAGCCGCCCAGCAAGCGGGACTCTCGCGGCAGGGGATGCATAAACTGCTGAAGAAGCATGGCATCGCTGCTGCGGATTACCGCAGATAA
- a CDS encoding carboxylate-amine ligase — protein MGKLHFNGNDSKTIGVEIELALVDANTFALANRSDDLISRLPPEFAGQYKPELMQNCVEINTGVCDTVAQVRQDLTAKAKVLESTADALGMRLWWGSTHPFSHWRDQVITPTERYQNLVVLLQEMARRMATFGLHVHIGVDSGDKAVMICDRIMQHLPTLLALSCSSPYWEDRDTGLHSHRSKIMEGLPTAGLPTLMRNWSEYVWLVNHMIETGFINSIREIWWDVRPHHNFGTVEVRVCDMPGSMDDVCALSALIQCLVKQLSDEIDEGTYQFDCHPMMVQQNKWRAARYGIDAGLVNTYSYEVQPVKEVADSLAEWLKPIAQELGCEDELAEISRIARGPSWAQRQRDLLELRGDKAEVVRELTDRSRLI, from the coding sequence ATGGGTAAATTGCATTTCAACGGCAACGATTCCAAGACGATCGGCGTCGAAATCGAACTCGCTCTGGTCGACGCCAATACGTTTGCGTTGGCCAACCGGTCGGATGATTTAATCAGCCGACTGCCGCCCGAATTCGCCGGTCAGTACAAACCCGAATTGATGCAAAACTGCGTCGAGATCAACACCGGGGTCTGCGACACCGTGGCTCAAGTGCGGCAGGATCTCACCGCAAAAGCAAAGGTCTTGGAATCGACAGCTGATGCGTTGGGCATGCGGTTGTGGTGGGGATCGACGCATCCGTTCAGCCATTGGCGAGATCAGGTGATCACGCCGACCGAGCGGTATCAAAATCTGGTCGTCCTTCTGCAAGAGATGGCGCGGCGGATGGCGACCTTCGGGCTGCACGTTCACATCGGTGTCGATTCGGGTGACAAGGCGGTGATGATCTGCGACCGGATCATGCAGCACTTGCCGACCCTGCTGGCGCTCAGCTGCAGCAGTCCCTACTGGGAGGATCGCGACACCGGCCTGCATTCGCACCGTTCCAAAATTATGGAGGGGCTGCCGACGGCTGGCCTGCCGACGCTGATGCGGAACTGGAGCGAATACGTTTGGTTGGTCAACCACATGATCGAAACCGGATTCATCAATTCGATCCGCGAGATCTGGTGGGACGTTCGTCCTCACCATAACTTTGGCACCGTCGAGGTCCGCGTCTGCGACATGCCCGGCAGCATGGATGATGTCTGCGCGCTGTCGGCGCTGATCCAGTGTCTGGTCAAGCAGTTGTCAGATGAGATCGACGAAGGGACCTACCAGTTCGATTGCCATCCGATGATGGTCCAGCAGAACAAATGGCGAGCCGCTCGCTATGGAATCGATGCCGGGCTGGTCAACACCTACAGCTACGAAGTCCAGCCGGTGAAGGAAGTAGCCGACAGCTTGGCTGAGTGGCTCAAACCGATCGCTCAAGAATTGGGCTGCGAGGACGAACTGGCTGAGATTTCCAGGATCGCCCGAGGCCCCAGTTGGGCACAGCGGCAACGTGATCTGTTGGAGCTGCGTGGCGATAAAGCGGAAGTCGTCCGAGAGCTGACCGATCGATCGCGGCTGATCTGA
- a CDS encoding amidohydrolase — protein MESQASHEPAAWRGPLDVAVEESLEGLFQLRRYLHQHPELSGEEFETTTHVARLVEGLGLPLKIADQQRGLTCELIAPESASDLPRLALRADIDALPIQDAKQVDYHSSCEGVMHACGHDVHTTMLYGALRVLKQLAAGDHLPWPIAVRGIFQPAEETAVGARYMISNHALRDVAAIIGIHCDPSRSVGRIGISPGVLTANCDMFKAKFRGRGGHGARPHQTIDPIDAATQWVQSVYRSVSRGFDPHEATVISIGRFDAGNKANVIPDNAILEGTLRTFHSGARAAALETIGKVSEAVTLATGCEIDFELGFSAPAVDNDPALVEVISHAARQTLGKHAVEPIPRPSMGSEDFSYYLEHLPGAMFRLGTCSEQIGQEPLHSPHFDIDQRAIAGGVRLLAATVIEYFDPRRSD, from the coding sequence GTGGAATCGCAGGCATCGCACGAGCCCGCCGCCTGGCGCGGGCCGCTTGACGTCGCCGTCGAAGAATCGCTCGAGGGACTGTTCCAGCTGAGGCGTTATCTGCATCAGCACCCGGAACTCTCGGGCGAAGAGTTCGAAACGACGACCCACGTCGCCCGTTTGGTCGAAGGGCTCGGGCTGCCGCTGAAAATTGCGGACCAACAGCGCGGCCTGACCTGCGAATTAATAGCTCCCGAATCGGCGAGCGATCTTCCTCGGCTCGCGCTACGAGCCGACATCGACGCGCTTCCAATCCAGGACGCCAAGCAGGTCGATTACCACAGCAGTTGTGAAGGCGTGATGCACGCTTGTGGTCACGACGTTCACACGACGATGCTGTATGGTGCGCTGCGGGTTCTGAAGCAACTGGCGGCGGGCGATCATCTCCCCTGGCCGATTGCTGTTCGCGGCATCTTCCAGCCCGCCGAAGAGACGGCCGTCGGCGCCCGCTACATGATCAGCAACCACGCGTTGCGCGATGTGGCGGCGATTATTGGGATCCATTGCGACCCCAGTCGCAGCGTCGGCCGGATCGGGATCAGCCCGGGCGTGCTGACGGCCAATTGCGATATGTTCAAAGCGAAGTTCCGCGGCCGTGGCGGGCACGGCGCTCGGCCTCATCAGACGATCGACCCGATCGATGCGGCGACGCAGTGGGTGCAATCTGTCTACCGATCGGTATCGCGAGGGTTTGATCCGCACGAAGCGACGGTGATCTCGATCGGCCGCTTCGACGCGGGAAACAAGGCCAACGTGATCCCCGATAACGCGATCCTCGAAGGAACGTTGCGGACGTTTCATTCCGGCGCGCGAGCTGCCGCACTTGAAACGATCGGCAAGGTTAGCGAAGCGGTAACGCTGGCGACGGGCTGCGAAATCGACTTTGAGCTCGGCTTCTCCGCGCCGGCTGTCGACAACGATCCCGCATTGGTTGAAGTCATCTCCCACGCGGCTCGGCAAACGCTGGGCAAGCATGCGGTTGAGCCGATCCCGCGTCCCAGCATGGGGAGCGAAGACTTTTCTTATTATCTGGAGCATCTTCCCGGCGCGATGTTCCGCCTGGGAACGTGCAGCGAACAGATTGGCCAAGAGCCGCTGCATTCGCCTCATTTCGATATCGACCAACGGGCGATCGCCGGTGGTGTACGATTATTGGCAGCGACGGTGATCGAATACTTTGATCCCCGCCGCAGCGACTGA
- a CDS encoding sugar phosphate isomerase/epimerase family protein — MYKNFAAQGLGISGRQSELIELALTYGFRGLDIDLSDMYRRVQRSDFDRAARFLHAADIVVSGFDVPVDLDADDDAFAAQVAQLHPAAEVAGKLNAKVASVVVPAATDRLPYHEYFEAITKRLNQIAECLGGQEIQLAVGFQAASELSEGKQFEFIRNVEGFLPLVKGAGDNIGFLIDTFNWFAGAGTLEQLTALDAEKIFAVRLSGICEEAEADAIKRADRTLPEINEKIDFVGLATHLVASNYSGPVSAYSAPGNVRGGTRETVSNKAQEALDAIFTGAGLTVAPRPMDTISDIVVDMME; from the coding sequence GTGTACAAGAATTTCGCAGCACAGGGTTTAGGGATTTCGGGTCGCCAGAGCGAATTGATCGAGTTGGCACTCACCTACGGCTTCCGCGGACTGGACATCGATCTCAGCGACATGTACCGCCGCGTTCAACGCAGCGACTTCGATCGCGCCGCCCGTTTTCTGCACGCTGCGGACATCGTGGTCAGTGGATTTGACGTCCCCGTCGACCTCGACGCCGACGACGATGCGTTTGCAGCTCAAGTTGCTCAATTGCATCCGGCAGCGGAAGTTGCGGGCAAGTTGAACGCTAAAGTTGCCAGCGTTGTTGTTCCCGCAGCGACCGATCGTCTTCCCTACCACGAGTACTTCGAAGCGATCACCAAGCGATTGAACCAGATCGCCGAATGCCTTGGCGGACAAGAGATCCAATTGGCGGTTGGCTTCCAAGCCGCATCGGAATTGAGCGAAGGCAAGCAGTTCGAATTCATCCGCAACGTCGAAGGCTTCCTGCCATTGGTTAAAGGAGCTGGCGACAACATCGGTTTCTTGATCGATACCTTCAACTGGTTCGCTGGTGCTGGAACGCTGGAACAGTTGACCGCTTTGGATGCCGAGAAGATCTTTGCCGTTCGCCTGTCGGGCATCTGCGAAGAAGCCGAAGCCGACGCGATCAAGCGTGCCGACCGCACGTTGCCAGAGATCAACGAAAAGATCGATTTCGTTGGACTGGCTACGCACCTGGTAGCAAGCAATTACAGCGGTCCGGTTTCCGCTTATTCCGCTCCCGGCAACGTCCGCGGCGGAACTCGCGAGACCGTCAGCAACAAGGCTCAAGAAGCTTTGGACGCAATCTTCACCGGTGCTGGCTTGACCGTAGCACCGCGTCCCATGGACACCATCTCCGACATCGTTGTCGACATGATGGAATAA
- a CDS encoding MBL fold metallo-hydrolase: protein MKKKLVSTDFSGQMIMLGTGTSVGVPAIGCGCDVCQSSNPKNNRTRCSVILGLPEGNLLIDTPPDLREQLLRERIGLVHAVAYTHEHADHLYGLDDLRLFPFYVGHPIPIYSEPLVQQRIYSAFDYAFADRDDTHPGARPSLTMLQIGLEPFDVLGSSVTPIRLRHGPHFDVLGFRVGNVAYCTDTNEIPDESWPLLEGLDVLVIDALRYTPHATHFSVDQAIEVARKTGAKQTYLTHICHELDHDIDDAKLPPGINLAYDGMRIPLT from the coding sequence GTGAAAAAGAAACTGGTCTCCACCGACTTTTCGGGCCAGATGATCATGCTGGGAACCGGAACCAGCGTCGGAGTTCCCGCCATTGGCTGCGGATGTGACGTCTGCCAGAGCTCCAATCCGAAGAATAATCGGACCCGTTGTTCGGTCATTCTAGGGCTGCCCGAGGGGAATCTGTTGATCGATACCCCACCCGATCTTCGCGAACAATTGCTCCGCGAACGGATCGGGCTGGTTCACGCGGTCGCCTACACCCACGAACACGCCGACCATTTATATGGTCTCGACGATCTCCGACTGTTCCCCTTTTATGTCGGCCATCCGATCCCGATCTACAGCGAACCGCTGGTTCAGCAACGGATCTACTCCGCCTTCGACTACGCCTTCGCCGACCGCGACGACACGCATCCCGGTGCCCGGCCGTCGCTGACGATGCTGCAGATCGGGCTGGAACCGTTTGACGTTTTGGGTTCTTCAGTGACGCCGATCCGCTTGCGTCACGGGCCGCACTTCGATGTTTTGGGCTTTCGCGTCGGCAACGTCGCCTATTGCACCGACACCAACGAGATCCCCGACGAGAGTTGGCCGCTGCTGGAAGGGCTGGATGTGCTGGTCATCGATGCCCTCCGCTACACGCCTCACGCCACCCACTTTAGCGTCGACCAAGCGATCGAAGTCGCCCGCAAAACGGGAGCCAAGCAGACCTACCTAACCCACATCTGCCACGAATTGGATCACGACATCGACGACGCCAAACTGCCGCCGGGAATCAACCTCGCCTACGACGGGATGCGAATTCCACTGACGTAA
- a CDS encoding arylsulfatase, whose translation MAFAGIVGILLAGAQRDVVAEQSKASDRPNIIYILADDMGYSDIGCYGSEIATPNLDALADNGIRFTQFYNTARCCPTRASLLTGLYPHQAGIGHMMDDRGHEGYRGDLNRNCVTIAEVLGQAGYRTYMAGKWHVTKTVRPKEESGKHNWPRQRGFDRFYGTIHGAGSFYDPNSLTRDNQLISPYADPQYQPETYYYTDAISDHAVRFIEEHREEADGQPFFMYVSYTAAHWPMHALEKDIAKYRGKYDAGYQAIRDARYQRMIDLGVIDAESTINWPIPDAWKLTKFLDWDIRNMEVYAAMIDNMDQGIGRIIASLKATGQFDNTLICYLQDNGGCAENYGRGKIGPQRERKPTLPPLADDYLQPDMQPKQTRDGYPVRVGKGVMAGPADTYIGYGRGWATVSNTPFREYKHWTHEGGVSTPMIVHWPARIDRRGELEKTPGHLIDLMATAVDVAEADYPETFHEGQSIKPMEGKSLLPAFAGRPLQREAIYWEHEGNRAVRRGDYKLVAKGAEGQWELYNIAADRSEQNDLATQQPQIVKELAALWQAYAERANVFPLKPRPLGH comes from the coding sequence GTGGCGTTTGCTGGGATCGTCGGCATCCTGTTGGCCGGGGCGCAGCGCGATGTGGTGGCTGAGCAGAGCAAGGCCAGTGATCGGCCGAACATTATCTACATCCTGGCCGATGACATGGGGTACTCCGACATCGGTTGTTATGGCAGCGAGATCGCGACGCCCAACTTGGATGCGTTGGCCGACAATGGGATTCGGTTCACTCAGTTCTATAACACGGCGCGGTGTTGTCCGACGCGAGCGAGCCTGCTGACGGGGCTCTATCCGCATCAAGCGGGCATCGGTCACATGATGGACGACCGCGGGCACGAAGGCTATCGCGGCGACCTGAATCGGAATTGTGTGACGATCGCCGAGGTGTTGGGGCAGGCGGGCTATCGGACTTATATGGCGGGCAAATGGCATGTGACCAAAACGGTTCGACCTAAAGAGGAGTCGGGCAAACACAACTGGCCTCGGCAGCGCGGATTTGATCGCTTCTATGGCACAATCCACGGCGCCGGCAGCTTCTACGATCCCAATTCGTTGACTCGCGACAACCAATTGATCTCCCCTTATGCCGACCCGCAGTACCAGCCCGAGACCTATTATTACACCGACGCGATTAGCGACCACGCGGTGCGGTTTATCGAGGAGCATCGCGAAGAAGCCGACGGGCAGCCGTTTTTCATGTACGTTTCTTACACCGCGGCGCATTGGCCGATGCACGCGTTGGAAAAGGACATCGCCAAATATCGAGGCAAATACGACGCGGGGTACCAGGCGATCCGCGACGCTCGGTACCAGCGGATGATCGATTTGGGAGTGATCGATGCGGAGAGCACGATCAATTGGCCGATCCCCGACGCCTGGAAGCTGACCAAGTTTCTCGACTGGGATATTCGCAACATGGAAGTCTATGCGGCGATGATCGACAACATGGATCAGGGGATCGGGCGGATCATCGCTTCGCTGAAAGCGACCGGCCAGTTCGACAACACGCTGATCTGTTATCTGCAAGACAACGGTGGTTGCGCGGAGAACTACGGCCGTGGCAAGATCGGGCCACAACGAGAACGTAAGCCGACACTGCCGCCATTGGCTGACGATTATCTGCAACCCGACATGCAGCCCAAACAGACGCGCGACGGATATCCGGTCCGCGTCGGCAAGGGGGTCATGGCGGGTCCGGCGGACACCTATATCGGATACGGTCGCGGCTGGGCGACTGTCTCCAACACGCCGTTTCGCGAATACAAACACTGGACGCACGAGGGAGGTGTTTCGACGCCGATGATCGTCCATTGGCCCGCCAGGATCGACCGACGGGGAGAGCTGGAAAAGACGCCGGGCCATTTGATCGATCTGATGGCGACAGCTGTCGATGTCGCCGAGGCGGACTATCCCGAGACCTTTCACGAGGGCCAGTCGATCAAACCGATGGAGGGAAAGAGCTTGCTGCCCGCCTTTGCCGGCCGACCGCTGCAGCGCGAAGCGATCTACTGGGAGCACGAAGGGAACCGAGCGGTTCGCCGCGGCGACTACAAACTGGTCGCCAAGGGAGCTGAGGGACAATGGGAACTGTACAACATCGCCGCCGATCGCAGCGAACAGAACGACCTGGCGACGCAGCAGCCGCAGATCGTCAAAGAACTGGCGGCGCTATGGCAGGCGTACGCCGAGCGGGCCAACGTGTTTCCGCTGAAGCCACGGCCACTGGGACATTAG
- a CDS encoding restriction endonuclease, producing the protein MSNYDFSTLSPTDFEELSRDLLQEEFGVHLENFRTGRDKGIDLRYSKPECGNCWIVQAKHFARSGFSALRSCLGRTEKPKAKELNPSRYIVTTSVSMDPTQKDKLVKTLDPYCTSSGDIFSAEDLNNLLGKYPNVEKRHFKLWLTSTSVLQSLLDNGIYGQSHFEMETIKRQIAMFVPTDALRRAEEMLRDSGLCMLTGIPGIGKTTTARLLVAQHLQDGWDGVYMTSQTRDAMKVFVPERKQIVFYDDFLGVLDLQDRMTKNDDKDLHVLIQACQRNPNKKRLVLTTRESLFSQAIQLSEVLSKRARVEAAKSVVQLEDYNHEIRAQILVNHLHFYEIAPDVCSAFVKSGQAQLTLHHPNYNPRIIETVCQMPGIRDLSAQEFGKTFIKKLDDPGEIWDHAYQNQLSEMARWLLLVFAMHGSSVSVDGLAHHFRIFVKQMGKNLIGFNDTFVRCLKELDGSFLTIDRTKDYHCVSYHNPAIEDFTDALLKRDSDALEIALKSFEYQGVLLFAAGQLVKRHPNRVKLEDCIDAMSRCDRTTKYCVRDLVLRNSMEEVIRPEIAIRLWAEILLSFDQRDGDLSAIEACESFFAALEPGKVKVDDVDRLYSLYVSLCFKTKAKLAFPGSQIGLMLLEGCETPTDFREVVELFVNDDNYDERVRAIGERFLKSYALWLQQTLDDVSSAEEVDDAIYEVRRTAEELKIDESIFDFQDAEEQSRELSEQEESDSEEERDETRIWQSERESKQRKVYDILASLCK; encoded by the coding sequence ATGTCGAACTATGATTTTTCAACCCTGTCGCCGACTGATTTCGAGGAGTTATCGCGTGATCTTTTGCAAGAAGAGTTTGGCGTTCACTTGGAGAACTTCCGCACTGGACGCGACAAAGGAATTGACCTTCGATACTCGAAACCAGAATGCGGTAATTGCTGGATCGTTCAAGCCAAGCACTTCGCGCGGTCTGGGTTTTCCGCTCTGAGATCTTGTCTCGGACGGACGGAGAAACCGAAAGCCAAAGAGCTGAATCCCTCCAGATACATTGTCACAACATCGGTCAGCATGGATCCCACTCAGAAAGACAAGCTCGTAAAGACGTTGGATCCATATTGCACGTCGTCGGGTGACATCTTCAGCGCGGAGGATTTGAACAATCTTCTTGGGAAATATCCGAACGTTGAAAAACGCCACTTCAAGCTCTGGTTGACCAGCACCTCGGTGCTCCAATCGTTGCTCGATAACGGAATCTATGGGCAGTCCCATTTTGAAATGGAAACGATCAAACGTCAGATCGCGATGTTCGTGCCAACTGATGCGCTGCGACGTGCCGAGGAAATGCTCCGTGACAGTGGGCTATGCATGCTGACGGGAATTCCCGGCATTGGCAAAACCACGACGGCGCGATTGCTTGTCGCCCAGCATTTGCAAGATGGCTGGGACGGCGTGTACATGACAAGTCAAACCCGCGACGCAATGAAAGTGTTTGTTCCAGAGCGGAAGCAGATTGTGTTCTACGACGATTTCCTGGGCGTTCTCGATCTGCAGGATCGAATGACCAAAAACGACGACAAAGATTTGCATGTTCTGATCCAAGCATGCCAACGGAATCCAAACAAGAAGCGTTTAGTGTTGACCACCCGAGAAAGCCTCTTCTCACAGGCCATCCAATTGAGTGAAGTTCTTTCCAAGCGGGCTCGCGTCGAAGCAGCGAAGTCAGTCGTACAACTGGAAGACTATAATCATGAAATTCGTGCTCAGATATTGGTCAACCATCTTCACTTCTACGAAATCGCTCCAGATGTTTGCTCCGCCTTCGTGAAGTCTGGCCAAGCTCAATTGACACTCCATCACCCGAACTACAATCCTCGAATTATCGAGACTGTCTGCCAAATGCCAGGCATCCGTGATCTCTCAGCCCAAGAATTTGGAAAAACGTTCATCAAGAAACTCGATGATCCCGGTGAAATTTGGGACCATGCCTATCAGAATCAATTGAGCGAAATGGCAAGATGGTTGCTGCTTGTTTTTGCAATGCATGGTTCCAGCGTGAGCGTCGACGGGCTTGCTCACCATTTTAGAATTTTTGTCAAGCAAATGGGGAAGAATTTAATCGGTTTCAACGATACGTTTGTTCGCTGCTTGAAAGAGCTTGATGGCTCATTCTTGACCATTGACCGCACCAAGGATTACCACTGTGTCAGCTATCACAACCCGGCAATTGAAGACTTTACTGATGCTTTGCTGAAACGCGACAGTGATGCCTTGGAGATTGCTCTGAAGTCATTCGAGTATCAAGGAGTCCTGCTTTTCGCCGCGGGCCAATTGGTTAAACGTCATCCGAACCGAGTGAAATTGGAAGATTGCATTGATGCAATGTCCCGCTGTGATCGAACCACGAAGTACTGCGTTCGCGATCTCGTCCTCCGGAACTCGATGGAAGAAGTAATTCGCCCCGAGATTGCTATTCGGCTTTGGGCGGAGATATTGCTTTCCTTCGATCAGCGCGATGGTGACCTGTCTGCAATCGAAGCGTGCGAATCTTTTTTTGCGGCCCTTGAACCAGGAAAAGTAAAAGTCGACGATGTCGATAGGCTGTATTCATTGTATGTGAGTTTGTGCTTCAAAACAAAGGCCAAGCTAGCGTTTCCGGGAAGTCAAATTGGTTTAATGCTGCTGGAAGGATGTGAAACGCCCACGGATTTTCGCGAAGTGGTTGAACTCTTTGTTAATGATGATAACTACGACGAACGCGTCAGAGCTATCGGCGAACGATTCTTGAAGTCGTACGCTTTATGGCTGCAGCAAACGCTCGATGATGTGTCTTCTGCCGAGGAAGTTGACGATGCAATCTACGAGGTTCGTCGTACAGCCGAGGAACTGAAAATCGACGAATCTATCTTTGACTTTCAAGACGCCGAGGAGCAATCACGCGAATTGTCCGAACAAGAAGAATCGGATTCGGAGGAAGAGCGAGACGAAACACGTATTTGGCAATCAGAACGAGAGTCAAAGCAAAGGAAGGTATACGACATCCTAGCCTCATTGTGCAAATAG
- a CDS encoding nitrilase family protein — protein MKNFRVASVQFNHLPGDKAGNLAIMRPFVEAAAGQGAELVCFPECCVTGYWHLRKLSSQQLAELAEPIPDGPTTQTLLAWAAEHQITIGAGLIEVDAAGVLYNSYVVATPAGEVYCHRKLHCFISEFMESGDTYTLFDLPNGWRVAVLICYDNNILENARACALAGAEVILAPHQTGGCNSGSPQAMSVIDRQVWDARETDPEAIEAEITGDKGRGWLMRWLPSRAHDNGVFYVFSNGIGPDDDEVRTGNAMILDPYGRVIVETCKAGDDMVVADLDPTLRDRCTGVRWMRARRPDLYRSLARRRGDEQDTRAVRFDK, from the coding sequence ATGAAAAACTTTCGCGTTGCTTCGGTGCAATTCAACCATCTGCCAGGCGACAAGGCGGGGAACCTGGCGATCATGCGTCCGTTTGTCGAAGCGGCGGCGGGGCAAGGTGCCGAACTGGTTTGTTTTCCCGAGTGCTGCGTGACCGGGTATTGGCATTTGCGCAAGCTGTCGAGTCAACAGTTGGCCGAATTGGCTGAACCGATTCCCGACGGACCGACCACGCAAACACTGCTCGCTTGGGCTGCCGAACATCAGATCACGATCGGAGCGGGGTTGATCGAGGTCGACGCGGCGGGTGTGCTCTACAATTCTTATGTCGTTGCGACTCCCGCCGGCGAAGTTTACTGCCACCGCAAATTGCATTGCTTTATCAGCGAGTTCATGGAGTCGGGAGATACCTACACGCTGTTCGATCTCCCCAATGGATGGCGCGTCGCCGTGCTGATCTGTTACGACAACAACATCCTCGAAAACGCGAGAGCTTGCGCGCTGGCGGGGGCTGAGGTGATCTTGGCACCGCACCAAACCGGCGGTTGCAATTCGGGAAGCCCGCAGGCGATGAGCGTGATCGATCGCCAAGTCTGGGATGCGCGAGAGACCGATCCCGAGGCGATCGAGGCCGAGATCACTGGGGACAAGGGACGCGGGTGGCTGATGCGATGGCTCCCCTCGCGAGCCCACGACAACGGCGTTTTCTATGTCTTCAGCAACGGCATCGGCCCGGACGACGACGAGGTTCGAACGGGCAACGCAATGATCCTAGATCCCTACGGCCGCGTGATCGTCGAAACGTGCAAGGCTGGCGACGATATGGTTGTCGCCGACCTCGATCCCACGCTTCGCGATCGCTGCACCGGCGTGCGTTGGATGCGTGCCCGCCGGCCCGATCTCTATAGGTCGCTAGCTCGCCGCCGCGGCGACGAACAGGATACCCGCGCCGTCCGCTTCGACAAATGA